The following are encoded in a window of Syngnathoides biaculeatus isolate LvHL_M chromosome 3, ASM1980259v1, whole genome shotgun sequence genomic DNA:
- the zgc:123258 gene encoding signal peptide peptidase-like 2A isoform X1: protein MDKAGVFMIVSLTILTSQINCQEAILHISNGSKEQEFCIVNNQSWTPVSKSLDTAVQYPLVNMISTLLCDPSGVSPEVVKGKALVVMRGDCAFSQKAVVAQALGAATLLITSNKTLVTPSANDSDYSKVQIPLALMRYMDFMEAQQVFGDEMEVKLYAPPSSKIDASIGVMLLIAICTVALGGYWSGACERERLNLDLGGASGDNKADSEDLPVYSPIKVLLLVAFMCGVLILMYYFYNILIYVVITIFCIASASALFNCIHAVLELMGCASGRFTIHNTTFSVRSLILACVCISISVVWGVYRNENRWIWILQDLLGVAFCINFIKTISLSNFKICVILLTLLLVYDVFFVFITPFLTKNGVSIMVQVALGPDASGETTPGNVAVPALPQTPAETLPVVMRVPRFSSWTQNLCGMQFSILGYGDIIVPGLLVGYCSRFDVWINSTKKIYFLSSCIAYLMGIITTFAVMLLSGMGQPALLYLVPFTLITSATVAGCKGQIKQFWTGTSYEVLESSQEPLLPEARPDHPIEAEPC from the exons ATGGACAAAGCAGGCGTATTTATGATCGTGTCGCTGACTATCTTGACGTCACAG ATAAACTGCCAAGAGGCCATCCTGCATATTTCAAATGGAAGCAAAGAACAGGAATTCTGCATCGTTAACAATCAGTCATGGACCCCCGTGTCAAAAAGCCTCGATACTGCT GTGCAGTATCCACTGGTGAACATGATCTCCACGCTACTGTGTGACCCCTCAGGAGTCAGTCCAGAGGTGGTGAAAGGCAAGGCGTTGGTGGTGATGAGGGGAGACTGTGCTTTCAGTCAAAAGGCTGTGGTTGCTCAGGCCCTCGGTGCTGCAACGTTGCTCATTACTAGCAACAAAACTCTG gtcactccATCAGCCAATGACTCAGACTACTCAAAGGTCCAAATTCCTCTAGCCCTCATGAGGTACATGGATTTTATGGAAGCACAACAG GTTTTCGGTGATGAGATGGAGGTGAAGCTTTATGCGCCGCCCTCTTCCAAGATCGATGCCAGCATCGGTGTCATGCTGCTGATCGCCATCTGCACTGTTGCCCTGGGCGGCTATTGGAGTGGAGCATGTGAGAG AGAGCGTCTGAATTTGGACTTAGGAGGAGCGAGCGGAGACAACAAAGCAGATAGCGAAGACCTTCCCGTCTACTCTCCCATCAAAGTGCTTCTCCTAGTTGCCTTCATGTGCGGTGTCCTCATCCTCATGTATTACTTCTACAACATTCTAA TTTACGTCGTCATCACCATATTTTGCATTGCATCTGCCAGTGCGCTGTTCAATTGCATTCATGCAGTTCTGGAACTAATGGGCTGCGCCTCTGGGAG GTTCACCATTCACAACACTACCTTCTCAGTGAGGTCCCTCATTTTGGCTTGTGTGTGCATCAGCATCTCTGTGGTCTGGGGTGTCTACAGGAATGAAAACAG GTGGATATGGATCTTGCAGGATCTACTTGGCGTTGCTTTCTGCATCAACTTCATAAAGACCATCTCACTGTCCAATTTCAAG ATCTGCGTGATTCTCCTGACCTTACTCCTTGTTTATGATGTCTTCTTTGTTTTCATCACTCCTTTCCTCACCAAG AATGGGGTTAGCATTATGGTGCAGGTGGCTTTAGGGCCGGACGCATCAGGAGAAACG ACACCGGGTAACGTGGCGGTGCCGGCCTTGCCCCAGACTCCCGCTGAGACA CTTCCTGTCGTGATGCGTGTCCCACGGTTTTCATCCTGGACTCAGAACTTGTGCGGGATGCAGTTCTCCATTCTGGGTTATGGAGATATCATTGTGCCAG GTCTTTTAGTGGGTTACTGCAGCAGATTTGACGTCTGGATCAACAGCACGAAGAAGATCTATTTCCTCAGCTCTTGCATAG CCTATCTGATGGGAATCATAACAACGTTCGCCGTGATGCTGCTGTCAGGGATGGGCCAGCCAGCCCTGCTCTACCTTGTGCCCTTCACCTTGATCACCTCTGCGACGGTGGCGGGCTGCAAGGGCCAAATCAAGCAGTTTTGGACCGGGACCTCCTATGAG GTTTTGGAATCTTCACAGGAACCTTTGTTGCCAG AGGCAAGACCTGACCACCCCATAGAAGCCGAGCCATGCTGA
- the zgc:123258 gene encoding signal peptide peptidase-like 2A isoform X3 codes for MDKAGVFMIVSLTILTSQINCQEAILHISNGSKEQEFCIVNNQSWTPVSKSLDTAVQYPLVNMISTLLCDPSGVSPEVVKGKALVVMRGDCAFSQKAVVAQALGAATLLITSNKTLVTPSANDSDYSKVQIPLALMRYMDFMEAQQVFGDEMEVKLYAPPSSKIDASIGVMLLIAICTVALGGYWSGACERERLNLDLGGASGDNKADSEDLPVYSPIKVLLLVAFMCGVLILMYYFYNILIYVVITIFCIASASALFNCIHAVLELMGCASGRFTIHNTTFSVRSLILACVCISISVVWGVYRNENRWIWILQDLLGVAFCINFIKTISLSNFKICVILLTLLLVYDVFFVFITPFLTKNGVSIMVQVALGPDASGETTPGNVAVPALPQTPAETLPVVMRVPRFSSWTQNLCGMQFSILGYGDIIVPGLLVGYCSRFDVWINSTKKIYFLSSCIAYLMGIITTFAVMLLSGMGQPALLYLVPFTLITSATVAGCKGQIKQFWTGTSYERQDLTTP; via the exons ATGGACAAAGCAGGCGTATTTATGATCGTGTCGCTGACTATCTTGACGTCACAG ATAAACTGCCAAGAGGCCATCCTGCATATTTCAAATGGAAGCAAAGAACAGGAATTCTGCATCGTTAACAATCAGTCATGGACCCCCGTGTCAAAAAGCCTCGATACTGCT GTGCAGTATCCACTGGTGAACATGATCTCCACGCTACTGTGTGACCCCTCAGGAGTCAGTCCAGAGGTGGTGAAAGGCAAGGCGTTGGTGGTGATGAGGGGAGACTGTGCTTTCAGTCAAAAGGCTGTGGTTGCTCAGGCCCTCGGTGCTGCAACGTTGCTCATTACTAGCAACAAAACTCTG gtcactccATCAGCCAATGACTCAGACTACTCAAAGGTCCAAATTCCTCTAGCCCTCATGAGGTACATGGATTTTATGGAAGCACAACAG GTTTTCGGTGATGAGATGGAGGTGAAGCTTTATGCGCCGCCCTCTTCCAAGATCGATGCCAGCATCGGTGTCATGCTGCTGATCGCCATCTGCACTGTTGCCCTGGGCGGCTATTGGAGTGGAGCATGTGAGAG AGAGCGTCTGAATTTGGACTTAGGAGGAGCGAGCGGAGACAACAAAGCAGATAGCGAAGACCTTCCCGTCTACTCTCCCATCAAAGTGCTTCTCCTAGTTGCCTTCATGTGCGGTGTCCTCATCCTCATGTATTACTTCTACAACATTCTAA TTTACGTCGTCATCACCATATTTTGCATTGCATCTGCCAGTGCGCTGTTCAATTGCATTCATGCAGTTCTGGAACTAATGGGCTGCGCCTCTGGGAG GTTCACCATTCACAACACTACCTTCTCAGTGAGGTCCCTCATTTTGGCTTGTGTGTGCATCAGCATCTCTGTGGTCTGGGGTGTCTACAGGAATGAAAACAG GTGGATATGGATCTTGCAGGATCTACTTGGCGTTGCTTTCTGCATCAACTTCATAAAGACCATCTCACTGTCCAATTTCAAG ATCTGCGTGATTCTCCTGACCTTACTCCTTGTTTATGATGTCTTCTTTGTTTTCATCACTCCTTTCCTCACCAAG AATGGGGTTAGCATTATGGTGCAGGTGGCTTTAGGGCCGGACGCATCAGGAGAAACG ACACCGGGTAACGTGGCGGTGCCGGCCTTGCCCCAGACTCCCGCTGAGACA CTTCCTGTCGTGATGCGTGTCCCACGGTTTTCATCCTGGACTCAGAACTTGTGCGGGATGCAGTTCTCCATTCTGGGTTATGGAGATATCATTGTGCCAG GTCTTTTAGTGGGTTACTGCAGCAGATTTGACGTCTGGATCAACAGCACGAAGAAGATCTATTTCCTCAGCTCTTGCATAG CCTATCTGATGGGAATCATAACAACGTTCGCCGTGATGCTGCTGTCAGGGATGGGCCAGCCAGCCCTGCTCTACCTTGTGCCCTTCACCTTGATCACCTCTGCGACGGTGGCGGGCTGCAAGGGCCAAATCAAGCAGTTTTGGACCGGGACCTCCTATGAG AGGCAAGACCTGACCACCCCATAG
- the zgc:123258 gene encoding signal peptide peptidase-like 2A isoform X2 gives MDKAGVFMIVSLTILTSQINCQEAILHISNGSKEQEFCIVNNQSWTPVSKSLDTAVQYPLVNMISTLLCDPSGVSPEVVKGKALVVMRGDCAFSQKAVVAQALGAATLLITSNKTLVTPSANDSDYSKVQIPLALMRYMDFMEAQQVFGDEMEVKLYAPPSSKIDASIGVMLLIAICTVALGGYWSGACERERLNLDLGGASGDNKADSEDLPVYSPIKVLLLVAFMCGVLILMYYFYNILIYVVITIFCIASASALFNCIHAVLELMGCASGRFTIHNTTFSVRSLILACVCISISVVWGVYRNENRWIWILQDLLGVAFCINFIKTISLSNFKICVILLTLLLVYDVFFVFITPFLTKNGVSIMVQVALGPDASGETLPVVMRVPRFSSWTQNLCGMQFSILGYGDIIVPGLLVGYCSRFDVWINSTKKIYFLSSCIAYLMGIITTFAVMLLSGMGQPALLYLVPFTLITSATVAGCKGQIKQFWTGTSYEVLESSQEPLLPEARPDHPIEAEPC, from the exons ATGGACAAAGCAGGCGTATTTATGATCGTGTCGCTGACTATCTTGACGTCACAG ATAAACTGCCAAGAGGCCATCCTGCATATTTCAAATGGAAGCAAAGAACAGGAATTCTGCATCGTTAACAATCAGTCATGGACCCCCGTGTCAAAAAGCCTCGATACTGCT GTGCAGTATCCACTGGTGAACATGATCTCCACGCTACTGTGTGACCCCTCAGGAGTCAGTCCAGAGGTGGTGAAAGGCAAGGCGTTGGTGGTGATGAGGGGAGACTGTGCTTTCAGTCAAAAGGCTGTGGTTGCTCAGGCCCTCGGTGCTGCAACGTTGCTCATTACTAGCAACAAAACTCTG gtcactccATCAGCCAATGACTCAGACTACTCAAAGGTCCAAATTCCTCTAGCCCTCATGAGGTACATGGATTTTATGGAAGCACAACAG GTTTTCGGTGATGAGATGGAGGTGAAGCTTTATGCGCCGCCCTCTTCCAAGATCGATGCCAGCATCGGTGTCATGCTGCTGATCGCCATCTGCACTGTTGCCCTGGGCGGCTATTGGAGTGGAGCATGTGAGAG AGAGCGTCTGAATTTGGACTTAGGAGGAGCGAGCGGAGACAACAAAGCAGATAGCGAAGACCTTCCCGTCTACTCTCCCATCAAAGTGCTTCTCCTAGTTGCCTTCATGTGCGGTGTCCTCATCCTCATGTATTACTTCTACAACATTCTAA TTTACGTCGTCATCACCATATTTTGCATTGCATCTGCCAGTGCGCTGTTCAATTGCATTCATGCAGTTCTGGAACTAATGGGCTGCGCCTCTGGGAG GTTCACCATTCACAACACTACCTTCTCAGTGAGGTCCCTCATTTTGGCTTGTGTGTGCATCAGCATCTCTGTGGTCTGGGGTGTCTACAGGAATGAAAACAG GTGGATATGGATCTTGCAGGATCTACTTGGCGTTGCTTTCTGCATCAACTTCATAAAGACCATCTCACTGTCCAATTTCAAG ATCTGCGTGATTCTCCTGACCTTACTCCTTGTTTATGATGTCTTCTTTGTTTTCATCACTCCTTTCCTCACCAAG AATGGGGTTAGCATTATGGTGCAGGTGGCTTTAGGGCCGGACGCATCAGGAGAAACG CTTCCTGTCGTGATGCGTGTCCCACGGTTTTCATCCTGGACTCAGAACTTGTGCGGGATGCAGTTCTCCATTCTGGGTTATGGAGATATCATTGTGCCAG GTCTTTTAGTGGGTTACTGCAGCAGATTTGACGTCTGGATCAACAGCACGAAGAAGATCTATTTCCTCAGCTCTTGCATAG CCTATCTGATGGGAATCATAACAACGTTCGCCGTGATGCTGCTGTCAGGGATGGGCCAGCCAGCCCTGCTCTACCTTGTGCCCTTCACCTTGATCACCTCTGCGACGGTGGCGGGCTGCAAGGGCCAAATCAAGCAGTTTTGGACCGGGACCTCCTATGAG GTTTTGGAATCTTCACAGGAACCTTTGTTGCCAG AGGCAAGACCTGACCACCCCATAGAAGCCGAGCCATGCTGA